A genomic segment from Polyangium mundeleinium encodes:
- a CDS encoding FAD-binding oxidoreductase has product MTAHCLTSRRTFLTQTAAGALGVALLDACADTPAPVPDDIGALARSVQGTVVVPADEAYDASRLLYNTRFDAVRPLAVVKCKSASDVQKALGWARRNSVHIAARSGGHSYGGFSTTSGLVLDVRDMATIEVDTTNHTVLVGAGASLIDIYGALFAHGLALTAGTCPTVGIAGHALGGGYGLISRKFGLTSDNLLEIQLVTAAGDLLTCNDKQNTDLFWACRGGGGGQFGVVTSLKLQVYAVSEASYFRLIWGWPDAAKVVDAWQAWAPYAPDELTSLCGLFCRPGKEPWVRVIGMYLGPVAALEKLLLPMLSPALGTPTTTVVEADSYENITLMWAGCESTAAACHLAPQGTLEREIYRAKSDYVTEPLPAAAIDIMMEWVAARATATATGYILLDAYGGALSRVAPDATAFVHRAPLFSCQYLAYERPTDTPETQQENRDGLNDLHASLRPYMSGEAYQNYIDPDLADWQHAYYGGNLPRLLQVKAKYDPQNVFRFAQSLPVV; this is encoded by the coding sequence ATGACTGCGCATTGCCTGACTTCACGCCGCACGTTTCTTACCCAGACCGCCGCTGGTGCGCTTGGAGTTGCTCTCCTGGATGCCTGCGCGGATACGCCCGCGCCCGTCCCCGACGATATTGGCGCGCTCGCGAGATCAGTTCAGGGCACCGTCGTGGTACCGGCGGACGAGGCCTATGACGCGTCACGCCTCCTGTACAATACCCGGTTCGATGCGGTTCGACCGCTGGCTGTCGTGAAATGCAAATCAGCGAGCGATGTACAAAAAGCGCTGGGTTGGGCGCGACGGAACAGCGTTCACATCGCAGCGCGCAGCGGCGGGCATAGTTATGGTGGTTTCTCGACGACGTCCGGGCTGGTCCTCGACGTCCGCGACATGGCGACCATCGAAGTGGACACGACGAACCATACGGTCCTGGTCGGGGCCGGCGCATCGCTGATCGACATCTATGGCGCGCTCTTTGCCCACGGACTCGCGCTGACAGCCGGCACCTGCCCCACGGTCGGCATCGCGGGTCATGCGCTCGGCGGTGGTTATGGATTGATTTCGCGCAAGTTTGGCTTGACCTCGGACAACCTGCTGGAGATCCAGCTTGTCACGGCCGCCGGGGACCTGCTCACCTGCAATGACAAGCAAAACACGGATCTATTCTGGGCATGTCGCGGCGGAGGCGGCGGGCAATTCGGCGTCGTGACCTCGTTGAAGCTGCAGGTGTATGCCGTCAGCGAGGCGTCTTATTTCAGACTCATATGGGGCTGGCCGGACGCGGCGAAGGTCGTTGATGCGTGGCAGGCTTGGGCCCCGTACGCGCCGGACGAGCTCACATCGTTATGCGGCCTGTTCTGTCGTCCTGGCAAGGAGCCGTGGGTCCGCGTCATTGGCATGTACCTGGGGCCGGTGGCGGCGCTCGAGAAGCTGTTGCTCCCGATGCTGTCGCCGGCGCTGGGGACGCCGACGACAACAGTGGTCGAGGCCGACTCCTACGAAAACATCACGCTGATGTGGGCGGGCTGCGAGAGCACCGCGGCGGCATGCCACCTCGCGCCGCAAGGCACGCTTGAGCGCGAGATCTATCGCGCCAAATCGGATTACGTCACGGAGCCGCTGCCGGCTGCCGCCATTGATATCATGATGGAGTGGGTGGCCGCGCGCGCGACCGCGACCGCTACAGGGTACATTCTGCTCGACGCCTATGGTGGTGCGCTGAGCCGCGTCGCGCCGGACGCGACGGCGTTCGTGCATCGTGCCCCGTTGTTCTCTTGCCAGTATCTCGCTTACGAGCGCCCCACGGACACGCCCGAGACGCAACAAGAGAACCGCGACGGGCTGAACGACCTCCATGCGTCCCTGCGCCCGTACATGTCCGGAGAGGCGTATCAAAATTATATCGATCCGGACCTCGCCGACTGGCAGCACGCCTATTACGGCGGGAACTTGCCGCGGCTCCTGCAGGTGAAGGCAAAATACGATCCGCAAAACGTCTTTCGCTTCGCGCAGAGCTTGCCTGTGGTGTGA
- a CDS encoding LysR family transcriptional regulator produces MDRIDAMRVFVATLDEGSLAGAARKLGRSPASITRAITFLENHVGVQLLHRTTRSIHLSEAGERYAAACRRVLVDLEEADMLAASERGAPRGLLTVTAPLVSGTKIMRPILDAFLAQEPAVRARLLLLDRTVSFVEEGIDVGLRIAHLPDSSLLATRIGEVRKVLCAAPAYLEAAPPLMSPADLVRHRCIQMTSFGQESWNFPPEKATGATRHVAIEPRLVVNTVEAAVASAVEGNGITRVFSYQVADEVAAGRLRIVLADAEPVPLPVHLITPEGRLSVPKVRAFFEFAGPRLKAEFTRRQIACTGG; encoded by the coding sequence ATGGACCGGATTGACGCCATGCGCGTCTTCGTCGCGACGCTGGACGAGGGGAGCCTTGCGGGCGCGGCGCGCAAACTCGGCCGCTCGCCGGCGTCGATCACGCGCGCGATCACCTTTCTCGAAAACCATGTCGGCGTACAGCTGCTCCACCGCACCACGCGTTCGATCCATCTGAGCGAGGCTGGCGAGCGTTATGCCGCGGCCTGCCGGCGTGTGCTGGTCGATCTGGAGGAAGCCGACATGCTCGCGGCGAGCGAGCGCGGCGCGCCGAGAGGTCTGCTCACCGTGACCGCGCCGCTGGTGAGCGGAACGAAGATCATGCGTCCGATCCTCGACGCGTTCCTGGCGCAAGAACCCGCGGTCAGGGCGCGGCTGCTGCTGCTGGACCGCACGGTCAGCTTCGTCGAGGAAGGCATCGATGTGGGGCTGCGAATTGCGCACTTGCCCGATTCGAGCCTCCTCGCGACCCGAATCGGTGAGGTGCGGAAGGTGCTCTGCGCGGCGCCTGCGTATCTCGAAGCGGCGCCACCGCTCATGAGCCCGGCCGACCTTGTCCGCCATCGCTGTATCCAGATGACCTCCTTTGGCCAAGAGAGCTGGAACTTCCCACCCGAAAAGGCCACGGGCGCCACGCGGCACGTAGCGATCGAGCCGAGGCTGGTGGTGAACACCGTCGAGGCAGCGGTGGCGTCCGCGGTCGAGGGCAACGGCATCACACGCGTCTTCTCGTACCAGGTCGCCGACGAGGTGGCAGCGGGTCGACTGCGGATCGTGCTGGCCGACGCGGAGCCTGTGCCACTCCCCGTTCATCTGATCACGCCCGAGGGCCGGCTTTCGGTGCCCAAGGTGCGCGCCTTCTTCGAATTCGCGGGCCCGCGGCTGAAAGCAGAATTCACGCGGCGCCAGATCGCCTGCACCGGCGGCTAA
- a CDS encoding SDR family NAD(P)-dependent oxidoreductase, producing MNKKVVIITGASQGIGAGLVEGYRTKGWSIVANSRSIKPGAFGGDPDVLIVDGDVGHPETAKKIVDAAVTTFGRVDTIVNNAGIFIAKPFTEYTAEDFTKKLNVNVAGFFYVTQAAVTQFLKQGAGGHIVSITTTLVDQPIKGVPSVLASLTKGGIDAATRSLAIEYAANGIRANAVSPGIIKTPMHAPETHASLDGLHPLGRMGTIDEIVQAVLYLEDAGFVTGETLHVDGGQHAGHW from the coding sequence ATGAACAAGAAAGTCGTCATCATCACGGGCGCCTCGCAAGGCATCGGCGCCGGCCTCGTCGAGGGCTATCGCACGAAGGGCTGGAGCATCGTCGCCAACTCGCGCTCGATCAAGCCCGGCGCCTTCGGGGGCGATCCCGACGTCCTGATCGTCGACGGCGACGTCGGCCATCCCGAGACGGCGAAGAAGATCGTGGATGCCGCCGTCACCACGTTCGGCCGGGTCGACACGATCGTCAACAATGCCGGCATCTTCATCGCCAAGCCGTTCACCGAATACACGGCCGAGGACTTCACGAAGAAGCTCAACGTCAACGTCGCGGGCTTCTTCTACGTGACCCAGGCGGCGGTCACCCAGTTTCTGAAGCAGGGCGCGGGCGGGCATATCGTCAGCATCACGACCACGCTCGTCGACCAGCCGATCAAGGGTGTGCCCTCGGTTCTCGCATCGCTGACGAAGGGCGGGATCGACGCAGCGACCCGCAGCCTCGCGATAGAATATGCCGCAAACGGCATTCGCGCGAACGCAGTCTCGCCGGGCATCATCAAAACCCCGATGCACGCCCCCGAGACGCATGCGTCCCTCGACGGCCTGCACCCGCTCGGCCGCATGGGCACGATTGACGAGATCGTCCAGGCAGTCCTCTATCTCGAGGATGCAGGCTTCGTCACGGGCGAGACGCTTCACGTCGACGGCGGCCAGCACGCCGGCCACTGGTGA
- a CDS encoding alpha/beta fold hydrolase, with the protein MFATTSTTIPVTHHRTATVEGLEIFYREAGPADAPVVVLLHGFPSSSHMYRNLIPALADRYRVIAPDLPGFGLSAMPPREAFEYSFAKFAAIVDGLLQQLGADRYALYVMDYGAPTGFRLALEHPERVAALITQNGNAYEDGLLAFWDPIKALWADNSKAHRDALRPFMTLEITKFQYVDGVKDISRLDPAAWLYDQLFLDRPGNVEIQLDLFYDYRNNVALYPRFQEFFRTHRPPTLIAWGANDSIFPADGARAFLRDLPDAELHLLDSGHFAFEDKADEIVPLIRDFLARHLPA; encoded by the coding sequence ATGTTTGCCACCACTTCGACCACGATTCCCGTCACCCATCACCGGACCGCGACCGTCGAGGGACTGGAGATCTTCTACCGCGAGGCCGGCCCGGCCGACGCCCCGGTGGTCGTGCTGCTCCACGGCTTTCCGAGCTCGTCGCACATGTACCGCAACCTCATTCCCGCGCTCGCCGACCGCTACCGCGTGATCGCCCCCGACTTGCCGGGTTTCGGCTTGTCCGCGATGCCTCCGCGTGAGGCGTTCGAATACAGCTTCGCCAAGTTCGCCGCTATCGTCGACGGCCTGCTCCAGCAGCTCGGCGCCGATCGCTACGCGCTCTACGTGATGGACTACGGCGCGCCAACGGGCTTTCGCCTGGCGCTCGAGCATCCCGAGCGCGTGGCTGCGCTCATCACCCAGAACGGAAATGCCTATGAGGACGGCCTGCTGGCCTTCTGGGATCCTATCAAAGCGCTATGGGCCGACAATTCGAAAGCCCATCGCGACGCACTCAGGCCCTTCATGACGCTCGAGATCACGAAGTTCCAATACGTCGATGGCGTGAAGGACATCTCGCGGCTCGATCCCGCGGCGTGGCTCTACGACCAGCTCTTCCTGGACCGCCCCGGCAACGTCGAGATTCAGCTCGACCTATTTTACGACTACCGCAACAATGTCGCGCTTTATCCCAGATTCCAGGAGTTCTTCCGGACGCACAGGCCGCCGACGCTGATCGCCTGGGGCGCAAACGACAGCATCTTTCCCGCCGACGGCGCCAGGGCCTTCCTGCGCGACCTGCCCGACGCCGAGCTCCATCTTCTCGATAGCGGCCACTTCGCGTTCGAAGACAAGGCCGACGAAATCGTGCCGCTGATACGCGACTTCCTCGCCCGCCACCTGCCGGCCTGA
- a CDS encoding SPL family radical SAM protein produces MSDDPPLRKLDQIVGELLAPLLNARPAPGGWRLAGWDVEQGVCVVLARGDEWVLVEFESRDDTRDCYTRTSRFNVCARHQFDPEKPLSASAHRAVGQLVDMVRRREGALPMVPRPAPTRGSEVREVRVERALVQQGPGHYYLNPYVGCMIGCEFCYVADRADLSRELEGRAQLPWGRYVDVKVNLPEVLAREVATLPPGLVRMSPIVTDPYQPLEKKYRITRRCLEALVGTGFTPGVLTRAARIGEDAELLGRFRRVLVGLSIPTDDDEVRRQFEPGGDPIEERFAALDACQRAGCVTVAVVQPVLPMDPERLAARLAPLVRAVRIDRMYDGHRVRHLYEAAGRLDAATEEFYQRTAGALRAALEARGVRIDPLDDLHTLMQ; encoded by the coding sequence GTGAGCGATGATCCGCCTCTTCGCAAGCTCGACCAGATCGTGGGCGAGCTGCTCGCGCCGTTGTTGAACGCCCGCCCGGCGCCCGGTGGCTGGCGCCTGGCCGGCTGGGACGTCGAGCAGGGCGTCTGCGTCGTGCTCGCCCGCGGCGACGAGTGGGTGCTGGTGGAGTTCGAGAGCCGCGACGACACGCGCGACTGCTACACGCGGACGTCCCGGTTCAACGTGTGCGCGCGGCACCAGTTCGATCCCGAGAAGCCTCTGAGCGCGTCGGCCCACCGCGCGGTCGGGCAGCTCGTCGACATGGTGCGCCGGCGAGAAGGCGCGCTGCCCATGGTCCCTCGCCCGGCGCCGACGCGCGGGAGCGAGGTGCGCGAGGTCCGCGTCGAACGAGCGCTCGTGCAGCAGGGCCCGGGGCATTATTACCTCAACCCGTACGTCGGCTGCATGATCGGCTGCGAGTTTTGCTACGTCGCCGACCGCGCTGACCTGTCGCGCGAGCTCGAGGGCCGCGCGCAGCTGCCGTGGGGGCGCTACGTCGACGTGAAGGTCAACCTGCCCGAGGTGCTCGCGCGCGAGGTCGCGACCCTGCCGCCTGGGCTGGTTCGCATGAGCCCGATCGTGACGGATCCCTACCAGCCACTCGAAAAGAAGTACCGCATCACGCGGCGTTGTCTCGAGGCGCTGGTGGGCACGGGCTTCACGCCCGGGGTGCTCACGCGTGCCGCGCGGATCGGAGAAGACGCCGAGCTGCTGGGGCGCTTCCGCCGCGTGCTGGTGGGCCTCTCGATCCCAACGGACGACGACGAGGTGCGGCGGCAGTTCGAGCCCGGCGGGGACCCGATCGAGGAACGGTTTGCGGCGCTCGATGCGTGCCAGCGCGCTGGGTGCGTGACGGTCGCCGTGGTGCAGCCGGTGCTGCCGATGGACCCCGAGCGGCTGGCCGCGCGGCTCGCGCCGCTGGTGCGTGCCGTGCGAATCGATCGAATGTACGATGGCCATCGCGTGCGCCACCTGTACGAAGCGGCCGGCCGGCTCGATGCGGCGACCGAGGAGTTTTACCAGCGGACCGCGGGGGCGTTGCGGGCCGCGCTCGAGGCGCGCGGCGTTCGCATCGACCCGCTTGATGACCTGCACACGTTGATGCAGTGA
- a CDS encoding phytanoyl-CoA dioxygenase family protein has product MSITPAEQEAFARDGYFVRPDSVSATMVDALNARLSQLITRCAAEHQDGTRRSLAFWDILRGSRDDASVCWEMSHGEMPARAEDWEARAMRVGHGLHRVDELFASVARGQMLGGVLSALLPPPAWIVQSAVVYKQPRSDVVQFGLHQDSAYLTTEPESLVLAFLALDDMDEENGALSVVPGTHHDPLHVALAMGPDGFYPVEGRPRPERDYAPVLLPMRRGTVAFIHGRTLHASGPNRSPRPRRSLIVHVMSGTSRLSPNTWIQPPPEGFLSI; this is encoded by the coding sequence GTGAGCATCACGCCGGCCGAACAAGAGGCCTTCGCTCGCGACGGGTATTTCGTCCGGCCGGATTCGGTCTCTGCGACGATGGTGGACGCGCTGAACGCGCGGTTGTCACAGCTCATCACCCGCTGCGCGGCCGAGCACCAGGACGGCACGCGAAGAAGCCTCGCATTCTGGGACATCCTGCGCGGGTCGCGCGACGATGCGTCCGTATGTTGGGAGATGTCGCACGGGGAAATGCCGGCCCGCGCGGAGGACTGGGAGGCGCGAGCGATGCGGGTCGGGCACGGGCTGCATCGCGTCGACGAGCTCTTCGCCTCGGTGGCGCGAGGGCAGATGCTCGGCGGCGTCCTCTCGGCCCTCCTGCCACCGCCCGCCTGGATCGTGCAATCGGCCGTCGTCTACAAGCAGCCCCGATCGGACGTCGTCCAGTTCGGCCTGCACCAGGACTCCGCGTATCTCACGACGGAGCCGGAATCGCTGGTGCTCGCGTTTTTGGCCCTCGACGACATGGACGAGGAAAACGGGGCGCTCTCCGTGGTGCCGGGGACGCACCACGATCCGCTGCACGTGGCGCTCGCCATGGGGCCCGATGGGTTTTACCCCGTGGAAGGACGGCCGCGGCCGGAGCGTGATTACGCGCCGGTGCTCCTCCCCATGCGACGTGGAACCGTGGCATTCATCCATGGTCGCACGCTCCACGCCTCGGGGCCGAATCGATCGCCGCGGCCGCGGCGATCCCTTATCGTGCACGTGATGAGCGGAACGTCGAGGCTCTCGCCGAATACGTGGATACAGCCGCCCCCCGAGGGCTTCCTGTCGATCTGA
- a CDS encoding aromatic ring-hydroxylating oxygenase subunit alpha: MNDLVRAIPAERYTSPNWLARELESVFGVAWLLAVHASELEGAGAFTTLDIAGESILIARGDDGALRGFYNVCQHRGASLCAQSHGRAASFRCPYHHWEYATDGRLLRAPGAGSAALTDEGRPVSLRPVHCAERFGFVWISMAETPPDLDAHLAPIATELARHRPEEYRLVSETVVEIEANWKASVDVNNEAYHLPMLHPELRDVVDARGARFVLRGDHSTISLPIGRPGREVAPDERASEALRGLLARLGVKGFPSDGLASDVPPAIARAFRERARREGFDLSARSDDELARKEQIHIFPNVQMNFLPFSLELYRHRPHPIDPSRCWFDELTFERHGRGAAPNPTRRRVRHGEHDLGPVMGADVDILARLQVGMRSRGFRTLRLTEGELGIAHMHHVLEDWLSRGKAT, from the coding sequence ATGAACGATCTCGTCCGAGCCATCCCCGCCGAGCGTTATACCTCGCCAAACTGGCTCGCGCGGGAGCTCGAATCGGTGTTCGGCGTCGCCTGGCTCCTCGCCGTGCACGCCTCCGAGCTCGAGGGCGCGGGCGCGTTCACCACGCTCGACATCGCGGGAGAATCGATCTTGATCGCGCGGGGTGATGACGGCGCGTTGCGCGGGTTCTACAACGTCTGCCAGCACCGCGGCGCTTCGCTCTGCGCACAATCGCATGGTCGCGCGGCGTCTTTCCGTTGCCCTTACCACCACTGGGAGTATGCGACCGACGGGCGTCTCTTGCGCGCGCCCGGCGCTGGCTCGGCGGCGCTCACGGACGAGGGGCGCCCGGTCTCCCTCCGCCCCGTGCATTGCGCCGAGCGCTTCGGCTTCGTCTGGATCTCGATGGCCGAGACGCCGCCCGATCTCGACGCCCACCTCGCGCCCATTGCGACCGAGCTCGCCCGTCATCGACCGGAGGAATATCGCCTCGTCAGCGAGACCGTGGTCGAGATTGAAGCGAACTGGAAGGCGTCGGTCGACGTCAACAACGAGGCCTACCACCTGCCCATGCTCCACCCCGAGCTCCGCGACGTCGTCGACGCCCGCGGAGCCCGGTTCGTCCTGCGCGGCGATCACTCGACCATTTCGCTCCCGATCGGCCGGCCCGGGCGCGAGGTCGCCCCCGACGAGCGCGCCTCCGAGGCATTGCGGGGGCTGCTCGCGCGGCTCGGCGTGAAGGGTTTTCCGAGCGACGGGCTCGCCTCGGACGTGCCCCCCGCCATCGCGCGTGCCTTTCGCGAGCGCGCGCGGCGCGAAGGATTCGACCTCTCCGCGAGATCCGACGACGAGCTTGCGCGCAAGGAGCAGATCCACATTTTTCCCAACGTGCAGATGAATTTCCTCCCCTTTTCGCTCGAGCTCTACCGGCACCGCCCCCACCCGATCGACCCGTCGCGTTGCTGGTTCGACGAGCTCACGTTCGAGCGCCATGGACGCGGCGCCGCGCCAAACCCGACCCGCCGCCGCGTTCGCCACGGGGAGCACGATCTCGGGCCTGTGATGGGCGCCGATGTCGACATCCTCGCACGCTTGCAGGTCGGGATGCGCTCGCGCGGCTTTCGTACCCTCCGCTTGACCGAGGGCGAGCTCGGCATCGCCCACATGCACCACGTGCTCGAAGATTGGCTCTCGCGAGGCAAGGCAACGTGA
- a CDS encoding radical SAM protein codes for MAASEPQSPLPEGGDVRFLPPAPPWPGESLMVTFAFRCNIACTFCMVEDALNVLPGTSLEAFQRAVEDRSMLNGISRIIFSGGEVTLAKDLPAYAAFARSLPGIRHVRIQTNATRLGDRRALRTLMDAGIDEFFVSFHAPEAALYDKLVQREGSFESILAGLESIVAEGGALSTNTAIVAPNHDHLEAIVERLLPFRPQSVEFWNYWPRGDEEAQRQMAARVGDVRPHLIGALRLALQNGIPPVVKWFPRCLLGPFARYLDDAQPKALIDDAYWTREPAYSCIYEGICADAGSACSGLSHSYVEQHGWEETLLSPRRQEAGTSRPNEARVETRSLVKDAGEKRTHAAAVATWLSQFGLAPGMNLEGFRLHGAALGRGVAMLALQFEREGERIEVRLCPRDPRRPAFTRTASYDMIYARVPPALERAAQRLTESLARTIAAQDQGGRGLPG; via the coding sequence ATGGCAGCTTCTGAGCCGCAATCCCCCTTGCCGGAGGGCGGCGACGTCCGCTTCCTCCCGCCTGCTCCTCCGTGGCCGGGCGAGAGTCTGATGGTCACGTTTGCGTTCCGGTGCAACATCGCCTGCACGTTCTGCATGGTCGAGGACGCGCTGAACGTGCTGCCCGGGACCTCGCTCGAGGCGTTCCAGCGCGCCGTCGAGGATCGCTCGATGCTCAACGGCATCTCGCGGATCATCTTCAGCGGCGGCGAGGTCACCCTCGCCAAGGACCTGCCCGCCTATGCCGCATTTGCCCGATCGCTCCCCGGGATCCGGCACGTGCGCATTCAGACGAATGCAACGCGCCTCGGCGACCGTCGGGCCCTCCGCACGCTGATGGACGCCGGCATCGACGAGTTTTTTGTGTCCTTTCACGCGCCAGAGGCGGCGCTGTACGACAAGCTGGTGCAACGCGAAGGCAGCTTCGAATCGATCCTCGCGGGCCTCGAAAGCATCGTGGCAGAGGGGGGAGCGTTGTCGACCAATACGGCCATCGTCGCGCCGAACCACGACCATCTCGAGGCCATCGTCGAGCGGCTCCTGCCTTTCCGCCCGCAATCGGTCGAGTTCTGGAATTACTGGCCGCGCGGAGACGAGGAGGCACAACGCCAGATGGCTGCGCGCGTGGGCGACGTGCGGCCGCACCTCATCGGCGCCCTACGCCTCGCGCTCCAGAACGGCATCCCGCCGGTGGTGAAATGGTTTCCGCGCTGCCTGCTCGGGCCCTTCGCGCGTTACCTCGACGACGCCCAGCCGAAGGCCTTGATCGACGACGCTTACTGGACACGCGAGCCGGCGTATTCGTGCATTTACGAAGGGATCTGCGCCGACGCTGGGAGCGCGTGCTCGGGCCTCAGTCACAGCTATGTCGAGCAACACGGGTGGGAGGAAACCCTGCTTTCGCCGCGCAGGCAGGAGGCCGGCACGAGCCGCCCGAACGAAGCGCGCGTCGAAACGCGCTCCCTCGTGAAGGACGCCGGGGAGAAACGTACACACGCGGCTGCTGTCGCGACGTGGCTCTCGCAGTTCGGGCTCGCCCCTGGCATGAATCTCGAGGGATTCCGGCTGCACGGCGCGGCACTCGGCCGGGGCGTCGCCATGCTCGCGCTCCAGTTCGAGCGGGAGGGCGAGCGGATCGAGGTACGCCTCTGCCCCCGGGATCCGCGCCGCCCCGCGTTCACGCGCACGGCGAGCTACGACATGATTTACGCACGCGTGCCACCGGCGCTCGAGCGCGCGGCGCAGCGGCTCACCGAATCCCTCGCCCGTACCATCGCCGCACAGGATCAAGGCGGCAGGGGCCTGCCTGGATGA
- a CDS encoding glycoside hydrolase family 5 protein yields the protein MSSEWLCAVLGGLLLATAAGCAAGHAGQDPSGGGSDNAGGAGGAGGGGHGGGGSGGGGGSPGHALPPLPLHTEGRWILDASGERFKFAAVNWYGAEEMDYVPAGLEIAELGAIAARIRALGFNAVRLPWSNEMVDLNPVVADKVVSANPKLKGKTALEVFDAVIDALAHEGLVVILDNHVSEADWCCSDTDQNGLWYTSKYPEATWLKHWEALAKRYAAQPAVVAADLRNEPRPVLEAGCQACTQCPCGSCGCVTPVWGGGDPATDWHGAATRGGNTVLKENPNLLIVVEGLNYGSDLGGPYTLPVTLDVPGRVVYSAHDYAWFHTGLSDYQQLKTELGNKWGYILTQGQPFTAPVLVGEFGTCHSGATCVSDATGQGFWFSAFRTYLSEADIDWAYWAVNGTQARGTGRVFGAEETYGILDTKWEAPASEPLLSSLQALQAVTQKP from the coding sequence ATGTCATCCGAATGGTTGTGTGCTGTTCTCGGAGGTCTCCTGCTCGCCACAGCCGCGGGGTGCGCGGCCGGTCATGCAGGTCAAGATCCGTCGGGCGGTGGCTCGGACAACGCAGGCGGGGCCGGCGGGGCCGGCGGCGGTGGTCACGGGGGCGGCGGCAGCGGCGGCGGCGGAGGATCGCCGGGCCACGCGCTGCCGCCGCTGCCGCTTCACACCGAGGGACGCTGGATCCTCGACGCCTCCGGGGAGCGATTCAAGTTCGCCGCGGTGAACTGGTACGGCGCCGAGGAGATGGACTACGTCCCCGCCGGCCTCGAGATCGCGGAACTCGGCGCCATCGCCGCGCGCATCCGCGCTCTCGGCTTCAACGCCGTTCGGCTCCCGTGGTCGAACGAAATGGTCGATCTGAACCCGGTCGTCGCCGACAAGGTCGTCAGCGCCAACCCGAAGCTCAAGGGCAAGACCGCGCTCGAGGTGTTCGACGCCGTGATCGACGCGCTCGCGCACGAAGGGCTCGTGGTCATTCTCGACAACCACGTGAGCGAGGCCGACTGGTGCTGCAGCGATACCGATCAGAATGGTCTCTGGTACACATCGAAATACCCGGAGGCCACGTGGCTGAAGCACTGGGAGGCCCTCGCGAAGCGCTACGCGGCGCAGCCGGCGGTCGTGGCGGCGGATCTTCGTAATGAGCCGAGGCCGGTGCTCGAAGCCGGCTGCCAGGCCTGCACGCAGTGCCCCTGCGGGAGCTGCGGCTGCGTGACGCCCGTGTGGGGCGGGGGCGATCCCGCCACCGACTGGCACGGGGCGGCCACCCGCGGGGGAAACACCGTGCTCAAGGAGAACCCGAACCTGCTCATCGTCGTGGAGGGGCTCAACTATGGGTCCGACCTCGGGGGGCCTTATACATTGCCCGTCACGCTCGACGTCCCGGGACGGGTCGTCTACTCGGCGCACGACTATGCCTGGTTTCACACGGGGCTCAGCGATTATCAGCAGCTCAAGACGGAGCTCGGCAACAAGTGGGGCTATATCCTCACGCAGGGGCAGCCCTTCACCGCGCCCGTGCTCGTCGGCGAGTTCGGCACCTGCCACAGCGGGGCCACGTGCGTGAGCGACGCGACGGGGCAAGGGTTCTGGTTCTCGGCGTTCCGAACGTATTTGAGTGAGGCGGACATCGATTGGGCGTATTGGGCGGTGAACGGGACGCAGGCGCGCGGCACCGGCCGGGTCTTCGGCGCGGAGGAGACATACGGTATCCTGGACACGAAATGGGAGGCTCCGGCGTCGGAGCCTCTGCTATCGTCGCTGCAAGCGCTCCAGGCGGTGACGCAGAAGCCGTAG
- a CDS encoding HNH endonuclease yields MEQSLADSEQTLEQADETYRLTEQDMAFMRAMAMDVLERGNRAARDLEAAARTYEQAAALYGTASVEFGNAAGSYKMAADKYREVTITLVAAAASDLFLRGVCGRSVSTRQYRETLRAQGVNLEGKDIDHIVPRSRGGPDMPWNYNPLDASINRSLQANGTWWKLMNYPLETMNAWAKYASYLLMC; encoded by the coding sequence GTGGAGCAGTCGCTCGCGGACAGCGAGCAGACCCTCGAGCAAGCGGATGAGACGTACCGCCTGACGGAGCAGGACATGGCCTTCATGCGCGCGATGGCCATGGATGTCCTTGAGCGTGGCAACCGAGCTGCCCGTGATCTGGAGGCTGCGGCGCGGACCTACGAACAGGCTGCGGCGTTGTACGGGACGGCGAGCGTGGAGTTTGGCAACGCGGCCGGTTCCTACAAGATGGCAGCGGACAAGTACCGCGAGGTGACGATCACGCTCGTCGCCGCCGCGGCCTCCGACCTCTTCCTTCGCGGCGTCTGCGGGCGGTCCGTGAGCACGCGGCAATACCGCGAAACGCTCCGAGCGCAGGGCGTCAACCTGGAGGGCAAGGACATCGACCACATCGTCCCGCGTTCGCGTGGCGGGCCGGACATGCCGTGGAACTACAACCCGCTGGACGCGAGCATCAACCGGAGCCTGCAGGCGAACGGGACGTGGTGGAAGCTAATGAACTACCCCCTGGAGACGATGAACGCATGGGCCAAGTACGCATCGTATTTGCTCATGTGCTGA